The following are encoded in a window of Candidatus Dependentiae bacterium genomic DNA:
- the spoVG gene encoding septation regulator SpoVG — protein MKITEVKVYPAKDSGRLKAYATVVFDSSFIVRDLKVIEGNKGYFVSMPSRRRKDGTFRDIVHPLNSEMRKTIERVIVDEYKRVLEFGGAAGQSDGDAPDYDDAE, from the coding sequence ATGAAAATAACCGAAGTTAAGGTGTATCCGGCAAAAGATAGTGGTAGACTCAAAGCATATGCTACTGTTGTTTTTGACAGTAGTTTTATTGTTCGTGATTTAAAGGTTATAGAAGGTAATAAAGGTTATTTTGTGTCGATGCCTTCGCGCCGCAGAAAAGATGGAACCTTTAGGGATATTGTGCATCCACTCAACTCAGAAATGCGTAAAACGATTGAGCGAGTCATTGTTGATGAATATAAGCGTGTTTTGGAGTTTGGAGGTGCTGCAGGGCAGTCTGATGGGGACGCTCCTGATTATGATGACGCCGAGTAA